The segment TGTAGGCGGCTTGAACGTCCATATCAAGTCTATCATCGACCATGACTATCTCATCTTTTAATAACCTATATTTTCTGGTTATGAAATCCAGAGCGACGGGGCTTGGCTTACCAATCACTAGGTAAGGCTTTACGCCTGTGCAAAACTCTAACGCTGCAACCAAGGCGCCAGCTCCCGGAATTTCAAACTTAGCAGGTGGAAGCGTGGAATCTAGATTGGTAGCTACAAATTTAGCACAGTTTTTCACGTATAGCATTGCCTTTGATAATTTCCCATAATTAAACTTTCTATCTAAGCCCACGACGACACAATCTACATCTCCCTTATTATCTACTTTCACACCCGCAGAAGCGAGTTCATCGAGCAAGCCTTGCTTGCCTATAACATAAGCCCTGATCCAGTTGTTTTTCTTTAAAATTTGAGCAGTAATACAACCGCTATTGAAGACTTCGTCTATGCTAACCTTTATACCAAGCTTCTCCATTTTCTTGACGTATTCTTGCCTAGAAAGAGTTGAATTATTTGACAGAAATATACCCTTCTTATCGGGCTTTCTCAATTTGATGACGGCATTCACCGGCTTTCTATAGGTTTTTTCGCCTTTAATAAAAACCATCGCAATCCATTATGAAGCAAAGGTATTTATTGAATTCCTTTTTAAGCATCATATAATTACAAAGCATGCATGGCGATATTAATGTTGCTAGCGATCGTAGCTATAGGCATTGTAGGACTTGCCTACCTACTATACAACGTGAAAAATCTAATATTTACACCCAAGTGTCAATTCATAGAAATCAGTATTGAAGATGAAAATTTTCTTCTCGTGTCAGATCTACATATAGCTACTAAGCAACTGCGCAAAAGCGACTTGCATAAAATAGGAGATTACATGGCTAGAGAAAACATAAGAAGTCTATTTATTCTAGGAGACCTATTCGATGATTTTCACAAAAAAATTTCGACTGAGCATCTTTCTAGAGAGCTGAAGAAAGCGTTAAAACTCCTCAAGCTCCCTGAGAAATCGCAAATTTTTATAACTTTTAGCAGAAATTCCCATGATCCTATAATTTCCGCTGATAAAATAGAGTTAACGCTAGATGCTCTAAATATCATCGCAGCCAACAAGCCTATACGTCTATGTGCGGGAGAGACTACTCTCATTCTACTTCACGGAGACTTAGCCGTGAAAAATGGAGCATTAGCTTATATTATAAACAAAGTTGGAAACTATTTTCAAAGGAAATACTTCGTAGAGGAATCGTTAAAGAAGAAGCTCGGTATAAATAAAGATTCATGGTTAGTAATGGGACATACGCACATACCTTTTATAAATAAAGAACTTAAAATAGCTAATACAGGCTGCTGGAAGCATTACTGGAGAGAGGAAAGCGATACCGCTATTTTATATCGAAACGGCGAGCTGATGCTAGTAAAAATCTAAATAATGGATTCGCAGCTTGTACTAATGGGAACATGAATTATGTTTGGAAATTACCACCAAGAATAAAAGTTCTAGAAGCTTTAGGATGTATAGCCGACGATAGAATACAGTTAATAGCTGAGAATGAAGCCAAAGTCGTAAGCTCTACAGGTGAAAGAAC is part of the Thermoproteales archaeon genome and harbors:
- a CDS encoding HAD-IIA family hydrolase is translated as MVFIKGEKTYRKPVNAVIKLRKPDKKGIFLSNNSTLSRQEYVKKMEKLGIKVSIDEVFNSGCITAQILKKNNWIRAYVIGKQGLLDELASAGVKVDNKGDVDCVVVGLDRKFNYGKLSKAMLYVKNCAKFVATNLDSTLPPAKFEIPGAGALVAALEFCTGVKPYLVIGKPSPVALDFITRKYRLLKDEIVMVDDRLDMDVQAAYNAGIDSMLVLTSVARKENLLSNYPKPTFVLEDLLEMFM